From Callospermophilus lateralis isolate mCalLat2 chromosome 5, mCalLat2.hap1, whole genome shotgun sequence, a single genomic window includes:
- the Cdkn2aipnl gene encoding CDKN2AIP N-terminal-like protein isoform X2 gives MVGGEAAAAVEELVSGVRQAADFAEQFRSYSESEKQWKARMEFILRHLPDYRDPPDGGGRLDQLLSLSMVWANHLFLGCSIKAKEKMYHIFIMGHRLREEAGMNVTVTTAAW, from the exons ATGGTGGGTGGCGAGGCGGCTGCAGCGGTGGAGGAGCTGGTTTCCGGGGTGCGTCAAGCGGCCGACTTCGCCGAGCAGTTCCGCTCCTACTCTGAGAGCGAGAAGCAATGGAAGGCCCGCATGGAATTCATCTTGCGCCACCTGCCTGATTACCGCGACCCGCCCGACGGCGGCGGCCGCCTGGACCAGCTGCTGTCCCTCTCCATGGTCTGGGCCAACCATCTTTTCCTGGGCTGCAG CATCAAAGCTAAGGAGAAGATGTATCACATTTTCATCATGGGCCACAGGCTTAGAGAGGAGGCTGGAATGAATGTGACAGTGACCACAGCAGCCTGGTAG
- the Cdkn2aipnl gene encoding CDKN2AIP N-terminal-like protein isoform X1 produces the protein MVGGEAAAAVEELVSGVRQAADFAEQFRSYSESEKQWKARMEFILRHLPDYRDPPDGGGRLDQLLSLSMVWANHLFLGCSYNKDLLDKVMEMADGIEVEDLPQFTTRSELMKKHQS, from the exons ATGGTGGGTGGCGAGGCGGCTGCAGCGGTGGAGGAGCTGGTTTCCGGGGTGCGTCAAGCGGCCGACTTCGCCGAGCAGTTCCGCTCCTACTCTGAGAGCGAGAAGCAATGGAAGGCCCGCATGGAATTCATCTTGCGCCACCTGCCTGATTACCGCGACCCGCCCGACGGCGGCGGCCGCCTGGACCAGCTGCTGTCCCTCTCCATGGTCTGGGCCAACCATCTTTTCCTGGGCTGCAG TTACAATAAAGACCTTCTAGACAAGGTGATGGAAATGGCTGATGGTATTGAAGTGGAAGACCTGCCACAGTTTACTACCAGAAGTGAATTAATGAAAAAG CATCAAAGCTAA